From a region of the Oncorhynchus keta strain PuntledgeMale-10-30-2019 chromosome 13, Oket_V2, whole genome shotgun sequence genome:
- the LOC118392064 gene encoding gastrula zinc finger protein XlCGF57.1-like has protein sequence MSKLQLLRLFLNERLTESAAVEIFEAVEKAVAEYQEENDRLRRLLRITPEIQLCRIDSLQFSLAVSEEKVPPEQQYCGQEWSSSLGQEDPEPTQIKEEQEELRISQEEERFQGLEADITEFKFPPTCVKNECDQEDPLQSMTEQTMENRESDSKPVDLKPFGTVTHLKGLDIPFDPPDSQNNASSHSSATSSDHVGLNSSPPLELIVHKLAHTGEKLFSCGDCGKSFSQKEHLGNHVRIHTGEKPFSCGDCGKSFTVKGNLTVHKLAHTGKKPFSCGDCGKSFYQSQELTAHIRTHTGEKPFSCGDCGKRFYHKITLNRHIQTHTGEKPFICGDCGKRFFHKITLNRHIQTHTGEKPFICGDCGKSFSQKEHLGNHTLTHTGEKPFSCGDCGKSFRQKGTLNTHKLTHTGVKSFSCGDCGKSFILKGSLKMHIQTHTGVKPFICGDCGKGFYLKGDLGKHILTHTGEKPFSCGDCGKSFRQKSALKTHTLTHTGEKPFHCGDCGKRFSQNGALKKHLLTHTGVKSL, from the exons ATGTCTAAACTACAGTTGTTGCGTTTATTTTTAAATGAGCGTTTAACGGAGTCTGCAGCTGTGGAGATTTTCGAAGCAGTTGAGAAAGCGGTAGCGGAGTACCAGGAGGAGAATGATCGGCTACGGAGACTGCTGCGGATCACACCAGAGATACAACTAtgtagaatag acTCCCTGCAgttctctcttgctgtctctgaaGAGAAGGTTCCCCCTGAGCAGCAGTACTGTGGGCAGGAGTGGAGCTCCAGTCTGGGGCAGGAGGACCCAGAGCCCACACAGATcaaagaggaacaggaggaactCCGGATCAGTCAAGAGGAAGAGCGGTTTCAAGGGTTGGAGGCTGACATCACAGAGTTCAAATTCCCTCCTACCTGTGTGAAAAATGAATGTGATCAGGAGGACCCACTTCAGTCCATGACTGAACAGActatggagaacagagagagtgactCCAAACCAGTTGATCTCAAACCTTTTGGGACTGTGACCCACCTAAAGGGTCTCGACATTCCCTTTGACCCTCCAGATAGTCAAAACAATGCCTCCAGTCACAGCTCTGCTACAAGCAGCGACCATGTAGGACTTAACAGCAGCCCACCATTGGAGCTAATTGTGCACAAACTGGCTCACACGGGGGAGAAACTATttagctgtggtgactgtgggaaaagcttcagTCAAAAGGAACACCTAGGGAACCATGTACgcattcacacaggagagaaaccgttTAGCTGTGGTGACTGCGGGAAAAGCTTCACTGTCAAGGGGAACCTAACTGTGCACAAACTGGCTCACACTGGAAAGAAACCATTTAGTTGTGGTGACTGCGGGAAAAGCTTCTATCAGAGCCAGGAACTAACTGCGCATATACGGACTCACACTGGGGAGAAACCGTttagctgtggtgactgtgggaaaagGTTTTATCACAAGATTACTCTAAACCGACACATTCAGACTCACACGGGAGAGAAACCGTTTAtctgtggtgactgtgggaaaagGTTTTTTCACAAGATTACTCTAAACAGACACATTcagactcacacaggagagaaaccatttatATGTGGcgactgtgggaaaagcttcagTCAGAAGGAACACCTAGGGAACCATacactgactcacacaggagagaaaccgttTAGCTGTGGagactgtgggaaaagcttcagGCAGAAGGGGACCTTAAATACGCATAAGCTGACTCACACGGGAGTGAAATCATTTAGCTGTGGAGACTGTGGGAAGAGCTTCATTCTGAAGGGGTCCCTAAAGATGCATATACAGACTCACACAGGTGTGAAACCATTTATATGTGGAGACTGCGGGAAAGGCTTCTATCTGAAGGGAGACCTAGGTAAGCATATACTGACTCACACAGGTgagaaaccatttagctgtggAGACTGCGGGAAAAGCTTCAGGCAGAAGTCGGCCCTAAAGAcgcacacactgactcacactggagagaagccatttCACTGTGGAGACTGTGGGAAAAGATTCAGTCAGAATGGGGCACTAAAGAAGCATTTATTGACTCACACAGGAGTGAAATCATTGtag